One Sanguibacter sp. HDW7 DNA window includes the following coding sequences:
- a CDS encoding heme o synthase, which yields MSSSTSTPSAVPETSPAVWRASVGAYVALTKPRIIELLLVTTIPTLFLAQGGVPDLVLAFNTLFGGTLAAASANVYNCIFDRDIDAVMNRTKKRPLVTGEVSVRGAWIFATVLGVLSFVWLAAFVNMLSALLGFAAILLYVVFYTLILKRRTSQNIVWGGVAGCMPVLIGWSAVTNSLDWAPFLLFGVVFFWTPPHYWPLSMKFRKDYATAGVPMLPVVASDRRVAVEMVLYTLAMIACSVALWPVAGLTFVYGIASIVLGGWFLLECVTLLRRLQDPTLGKPRAMRVFHASITYLTLLSVAIVVDVLLPL from the coding sequence GTGTCTTCCTCGACCTCGACCCCGAGCGCCGTCCCCGAGACCTCCCCGGCGGTCTGGCGCGCGTCGGTCGGTGCGTACGTCGCTCTGACGAAGCCGAGGATCATCGAGCTCCTCCTCGTCACGACGATCCCCACGCTGTTCCTCGCGCAGGGTGGCGTCCCGGACCTTGTGCTCGCGTTCAACACGCTGTTCGGCGGCACGCTCGCCGCAGCGAGCGCCAACGTCTACAACTGCATCTTCGACCGCGACATCGACGCGGTGATGAACCGCACGAAGAAGCGTCCGCTCGTGACGGGCGAGGTCTCGGTCAGGGGCGCGTGGATCTTCGCGACGGTGCTCGGCGTGCTGTCGTTCGTGTGGCTCGCCGCGTTCGTCAACATGCTCTCCGCGCTGCTCGGGTTCGCGGCGATCCTCCTCTACGTCGTGTTCTACACGCTCATCCTCAAGCGGCGGACGTCGCAGAACATCGTGTGGGGCGGCGTCGCGGGCTGCATGCCTGTGCTCATCGGCTGGTCCGCCGTGACGAACAGCCTCGACTGGGCGCCGTTCCTCCTCTTCGGCGTCGTCTTCTTCTGGACGCCCCCGCACTACTGGCCGCTCTCGATGAAGTTCCGCAAGGACTACGCCACCGCCGGCGTGCCGATGCTCCCCGTCGTCGCCAGCGACCGCCGCGTGGCCGTCGAGATGGTCCTCTACACGCTCGCGATGATCGCGTGCTCGGTCGCGCTGTGGCCCGTCGCGGGCCTCACCTTCGTCTACGGCATCGCGTCGATCGTCCTGGGCGGCTGGTTCCTCCTCGAGTGCGTGACGCTCCTGCGCCGCCTCCAGGACCCGACGCTCGGCAAGCCGCGTGCGATGCGCGTCTTCCACGCGTCGATCACGTACCTCACGCTCCTGTCCGTCGCGATCGTCGTCGACGTCCTCCTGCCGCTCTGA
- a CDS encoding site-specific tyrosine recombinase XerD encodes MQTTPGTEASRGAGARADVEVPRGLSVPLAGYLAHLRVERGLTDNTLGAYRRDLERFVAHVAAEGATSPRDLTRELVEGYVEVVRTGADGRTPLAASSTARTVASVRGWTRFCEAEGLAGADPASGLKPPARPRLLPRAIPVDDVLAILEAAGAVGGERGLRDRALLELVYATGARISEAVGLDLDDLELDARGSAVRLFGKGRKERVVPLGSYARDAVEAYVVRARPGFAAHGTGTPALFLNSRGRRLSRQSAWAVLREAAQRAGLAQADEISPHTLRHSFATHLLQGGADVRVVQELLGHASVTTTQIYTLVTPDALREMYLTSHPRARG; translated from the coding sequence ATGCAGACGACGCCCGGCACCGAGGCCTCCCGCGGGGCAGGTGCCCGCGCGGACGTCGAGGTCCCGCGCGGCCTGTCGGTGCCTCTTGCGGGCTATCTCGCGCACCTGCGCGTCGAGCGAGGCCTGACGGACAACACCCTCGGCGCCTACCGGCGCGACCTCGAGCGCTTCGTCGCGCACGTCGCCGCCGAGGGGGCGACGAGCCCGCGCGACCTCACGCGCGAGCTCGTCGAGGGGTACGTCGAGGTCGTGCGGACCGGCGCGGACGGACGGACGCCGCTCGCCGCGTCGTCGACCGCGCGGACCGTCGCGTCGGTGCGTGGCTGGACCCGCTTCTGCGAGGCAGAAGGCCTTGCGGGGGCTGACCCGGCCTCGGGCCTCAAGCCGCCGGCGCGCCCGCGACTGCTGCCGCGCGCGATCCCCGTCGACGACGTCCTCGCGATCCTCGAGGCCGCGGGCGCGGTCGGCGGCGAGCGCGGGCTGCGCGACAGGGCGCTGCTCGAGCTCGTCTACGCGACGGGCGCCCGCATCTCGGAGGCCGTCGGCCTCGACCTCGACGACCTCGAGCTCGACGCGCGAGGCTCGGCCGTGCGCCTCTTCGGCAAGGGCCGCAAGGAGCGCGTCGTCCCGCTCGGCTCGTACGCGCGCGACGCGGTCGAGGCGTACGTCGTGCGGGCGCGGCCAGGGTTCGCCGCTCATGGCACAGGAACGCCCGCGCTCTTCCTCAACTCGCGCGGACGCCGGCTCTCGCGCCAGAGCGCGTGGGCCGTCCTTCGGGAGGCCGCGCAGCGCGCGGGCCTCGCGCAGGCCGACGAGATCTCGCCGCACACGCTGCGGCACTCGTTCGCGACCCACCTGCTGCAGGGCGGCGCGGACGTGCGTGTCGTCCAGGAGCTGCTCGGGCACGCCTCGGTGACGACGACGCAGATCTACACGCTCGTCACGCCCGACGCCCTGCGCGAGATGTACCTCACGTCGCACCCTCGGGCGCGCGGCTGA
- a CDS encoding ParA family protein yields the protein MPRFPEPAVLFGHGPARIIAMCNQKGGVGKTTTTINLGACLAELGRRVLVVDFDPQGAASVGLGVNANELDLTVYNLLMDRSADITQIIQRTSVENLDVLPANIDLSAAEVQLVGEVARESVLARVLRPVLDDYDVVLVDCQPSLGLLTVNALTAAHGVLIPLECEFFALRGVALLIETIEKVRDRLNPRLEIDGIVATMYDARTLHAREVVERVHEAFGDNLLHTVISRTVKFPDASVAAEPITTYAPSHAGAQAYRQLARELIARGDAA from the coding sequence ATGCCCCGGTTCCCCGAGCCCGCTGTGCTCTTCGGCCACGGCCCCGCGCGCATCATCGCGATGTGCAACCAGAAGGGCGGCGTCGGCAAGACGACGACGACGATCAACCTCGGCGCGTGCCTCGCAGAGCTCGGCCGTCGCGTGCTCGTCGTCGACTTCGACCCGCAGGGTGCCGCCTCCGTCGGCCTGGGAGTCAACGCCAACGAGCTCGACCTCACGGTCTACAACCTCCTCATGGACCGCTCCGCGGACATCACGCAGATCATCCAGCGGACGTCCGTCGAGAACCTCGACGTGCTGCCCGCCAACATCGACCTCTCGGCGGCCGAGGTCCAGCTCGTCGGCGAGGTCGCCCGCGAGTCGGTCCTCGCGCGCGTCCTGCGGCCCGTGCTCGACGACTACGACGTCGTGCTCGTCGACTGCCAGCCGTCGCTGGGTCTCCTCACGGTCAACGCGCTCACGGCCGCGCACGGTGTGCTCATCCCGCTCGAGTGCGAGTTCTTCGCGCTGCGCGGCGTCGCGCTGCTCATCGAGACGATCGAGAAGGTCCGTGACCGTCTCAACCCGCGCCTCGAGATCGACGGCATCGTCGCGACGATGTACGACGCCCGCACGCTCCACGCGCGGGAGGTCGTCGAGCGTGTCCACGAGGCCTTCGGCGACAACCTGCTCCACACCGTCATCTCGCGGACCGTGAAGTTCCCGGACGCGTCGGTCGCGGCCGAGCCGATCACGACGTACGCGCCGTCGCACGCGGGTGCGCAGGCCTACCGTCAGCTTGCGCGCGAGCTCATCGCGCGCGGCGACGCCGCCTGA
- a CDS encoding ScpA family protein — translation MRASSSRAATPPERVTRGVGDVADVPVAGAADPAPADGAPADGAFHVRLDNFEGPFDLLLSLISKHRLDITEVALARVTDEFIAYIRAQDSAARDVEDAGGSVRGWDLSTASEFLVVAATLLDLKAARLLPSGEVEDAEDLELLEARDLLFARLLQYRAYKDVSRAFAERLVREGRSVPRSVGLEPEHAALLPELVWTLGPEGLALLAARALAPKAPPPGVDVSHLHGSIVSVRDQAAVLVERLQRAGTLSFRTLTQDAEGTLVVVVRFLALLELFRDGVVGLDQAGALGELTVRWLGGTDGPGADDVVAAMSIDEFDGVRDDDAPGASAAAAAEDITTTEEQR, via the coding sequence TTGCGCGCGAGCTCATCGCGCGCGGCGACGCCGCCTGAGCGCGTGACGCGCGGCGTGGGCGACGTCGCCGACGTCCCGGTCGCCGGCGCGGCGGACCCCGCGCCCGCCGACGGTGCGCCTGCCGACGGTGCCTTCCACGTCCGGCTCGACAACTTCGAGGGGCCGTTCGACCTCCTGCTGTCGCTCATCTCCAAGCACCGGCTCGACATCACGGAGGTCGCGCTCGCGCGCGTGACGGACGAGTTCATCGCGTACATCCGCGCGCAGGACTCCGCCGCCCGCGACGTCGAGGACGCGGGCGGGTCGGTGCGCGGCTGGGACCTGTCGACCGCGTCGGAGTTCCTCGTCGTCGCCGCGACCCTCCTCGACCTCAAGGCGGCGCGCCTGCTGCCGTCGGGCGAGGTCGAGGACGCGGAGGACCTCGAGCTGCTCGAGGCGCGAGACCTGCTCTTCGCACGCCTGCTGCAGTATCGCGCGTACAAGGACGTCTCCAGGGCGTTCGCGGAGCGACTCGTGCGCGAGGGACGCAGCGTGCCCCGATCGGTCGGGCTCGAGCCCGAGCACGCGGCGCTCCTGCCCGAGCTCGTGTGGACGCTCGGGCCCGAGGGGCTCGCGCTGCTCGCCGCGCGGGCGCTCGCGCCCAAGGCGCCTCCGCCCGGTGTCGACGTGTCGCACCTGCACGGCTCGATCGTCTCGGTGCGCGATCAGGCGGCAGTGCTCGTCGAGCGTCTCCAGCGCGCGGGCACGCTGTCGTTCCGGACGCTCACCCAGGACGCAGAAGGCACGCTCGTCGTCGTCGTGCGGTTCCTCGCCCTGCTCGAGCTGTTCCGCGACGGGGTGGTCGGGCTCGACCAGGCCGGAGCGCTCGGCGAGCTCACGGTGCGCTGGCTCGGGGGCACGGACGGACCGGGGGCCGACGACGTCGTCGCGGCCATGTCGATCGATGAGTTCGACGGGGTGCGCGACGACGACGCGCCGGGGGCGAGCGCCGCGGCCGCGGCGGAGGACATCACGACGACGGAGGAGCAGCGATGA
- a CDS encoding SMC-Scp complex subunit ScpB — protein MTAGQTASPATGPASDDAAETPELDVHDLPGGARAALEAVLMVVDEPVSTVRLATSTGLPVDEVRALLDDLAAEYLDPAAPRGFVLREVAGGWRMFSSPVFADVVGRFVLEGQTARLTQAALETLAIVAYRQPVTRGQVSAVRGVNVDGVMRTLVARGLVDEVGTDPTTGAHHYGTTGSFLERMGLTSLDDLPPLAPYLPDLDGLDDVDGTGRAATPVGTVPTTQDEEQQ, from the coding sequence ATGACGGCGGGACAGACGGCGAGCCCGGCGACGGGTCCGGCGAGCGACGATGCTGCGGAGACACCCGAGCTCGACGTCCACGACCTGCCCGGCGGGGCACGCGCGGCCCTCGAGGCCGTCCTCATGGTCGTCGACGAGCCCGTGAGCACCGTGAGGCTCGCCACGTCGACGGGCCTTCCTGTCGACGAGGTCCGGGCGCTGCTCGACGATCTCGCGGCGGAGTACCTCGACCCCGCAGCACCCCGAGGCTTCGTGCTCCGCGAGGTCGCGGGAGGCTGGCGGATGTTCTCCTCGCCAGTGTTCGCCGACGTCGTCGGGCGCTTCGTCCTCGAGGGCCAGACGGCCCGTCTCACGCAGGCTGCGCTCGAGACGCTCGCGATCGTCGCCTACCGACAGCCGGTGACGCGCGGCCAGGTCTCGGCGGTGCGGGGTGTGAACGTCGACGGTGTCATGCGTACCCTGGTAGCGCGAGGTCTCGTCGACGAGGTCGGCACCGACCCCACGACGGGCGCCCACCACTACGGGACGACCGGCTCCTTCCTGGAGCGGATGGGGCTGACCTCGCTCGACGATCTTCCGCCGCTAGCGCCCTACCTGCCGGATCTCGACGGTCTTGACGACGTCGACGGCACGGGTCGCGCGGCGACACCGGTCGGCACCGTGCCGACCACCCAGGACGAGGAGCAGCAGTGA
- a CDS encoding pseudouridine synthase, translating to MSSSSTGRGGRGHAGGAGGGRGAGRGQGGAGRQGGGQGGQGGQGRGGAQGGRPAPQGGRPGQPGRPGQQGGRPGQPGRAGAPARGQRNASPVGERRAPAERERPTPVSDVHVADGVRLQKVLADAGLGSRRACERLIEEGRVEVDGQIVMELGVRIDPARQSVHVDGLRLELDTEKVTIVFNKPKHVVSSMDDPEGRRSLAEFFANRTERLFHVGRLDYDSEGLLLLTNDGELANRLTHPRYGVDKTYVVEVQGRLTPKVGEMLVHGVDLEDGFARLDRFQVLDSTPQASLVEVVLHEGRNRIVRRMFDEVGFPVTRLVRTQMGPIRLADLPPGRHRVLGQVELGTLMKAVGL from the coding sequence GTGAGCAGCAGCAGCACGGGTCGCGGCGGACGCGGCCACGCCGGCGGGGCCGGCGGCGGTCGCGGCGCAGGTCGTGGCCAGGGCGGCGCAGGTCGTCAGGGTGGCGGACAGGGCGGTCAGGGCGGCCAGGGACGTGGCGGCGCGCAGGGCGGACGCCCCGCACCGCAGGGCGGACGCCCGGGGCAGCCGGGCCGACCCGGGCAGCAGGGTGGACGGCCGGGTCAGCCGGGCCGTGCGGGCGCGCCCGCACGCGGCCAGCGCAACGCGTCCCCCGTCGGGGAGCGTCGCGCCCCCGCCGAGCGTGAGCGTCCGACCCCCGTGAGCGACGTCCACGTCGCCGACGGCGTGCGCCTGCAGAAGGTCCTCGCGGACGCGGGCCTCGGCTCCCGTCGCGCGTGCGAGCGCCTCATCGAGGAAGGCCGCGTCGAGGTCGACGGCCAGATCGTCATGGAGCTCGGCGTCCGCATCGACCCCGCGCGCCAGAGCGTGCACGTCGACGGCCTGCGCCTCGAGCTCGACACCGAGAAGGTGACGATCGTCTTCAACAAGCCCAAGCACGTCGTCTCCTCGATGGACGACCCCGAGGGTCGCCGCAGCCTCGCCGAGTTCTTCGCGAACCGCACCGAGCGGCTCTTCCACGTGGGACGTCTCGACTACGACTCCGAAGGTCTCCTGCTCCTCACGAACGACGGCGAGCTCGCCAACCGCCTCACGCACCCGCGCTACGGCGTCGACAAGACCTACGTCGTCGAGGTCCAGGGTCGGTTGACGCCCAAGGTGGGGGAGATGCTCGTCCACGGCGTCGACCTCGAGGACGGCTTCGCGCGGCTCGACCGCTTCCAGGTGCTCGACTCGACCCCGCAGGCGAGCCTCGTCGAGGTCGTGCTGCACGAGGGACGCAACCGCATCGTGCGCCGCATGTTCGACGAGGTCGGCTTCCCCGTGACGCGCCTCGTGCGCACGCAGATGGGCCCGATCCGCCTCGCTGACCTCCCGCCGGGGCGTCACCGCGTGCTCGGCCAGGTCGAGCTCGGCACCCTCATGAAGGCCGTCGGGCTCTGA
- the cmk gene encoding (d)CMP kinase translates to MSQPVVVAIDGPSGSGKSSVSREVARRLGLAYLDTGAMYRAATWWCLRSELDLTDQAAVADAVRAMPLDQGVDPTIEKLDVDGTDVRADIRETWISERVSAVATNLDVRAELRRLQREVIAGQTVAGSFSEGRGIVAEGRDITTVVAPDADVRVLLTASEEARLARRATELHGAADEASVAATRDQVLRRDRDDSTVVEFQVAADGVVTVDSSDLDFEQTVEAVLEVVARLTGARPQA, encoded by the coding sequence ATGTCCCAGCCCGTCGTCGTCGCGATCGACGGACCCTCCGGGTCCGGCAAGTCGAGCGTCTCGCGCGAGGTGGCCCGCCGCCTCGGTCTCGCGTACCTCGACACGGGCGCGATGTACCGGGCCGCGACGTGGTGGTGCCTGCGTTCCGAGCTCGACCTCACCGACCAGGCTGCGGTCGCTGACGCCGTGCGGGCGATGCCGCTCGACCAGGGCGTCGACCCGACGATCGAGAAGCTCGACGTCGACGGCACGGACGTGCGCGCGGACATCCGCGAGACGTGGATCTCCGAGCGGGTGAGCGCGGTCGCGACGAACCTCGACGTGCGCGCCGAGCTGCGTCGCCTGCAGCGCGAGGTCATCGCGGGCCAGACGGTCGCGGGCTCCTTCTCCGAGGGGCGCGGCATCGTCGCGGAGGGCCGCGACATCACGACGGTCGTCGCACCCGACGCCGACGTGCGCGTGCTGCTCACGGCGAGCGAGGAGGCGCGTCTCGCGCGCCGTGCGACGGAGCTGCACGGAGCTGCCGACGAGGCTTCCGTCGCCGCGACGCGCGACCAGGTGCTGCGCCGCGACCGCGACGACTCGACGGTCGTCGAGTTCCAGGTCGCGGCCGACGGCGTCGTCACTGTCGACTCCTCCGACCTCGACTTCGAGCAGACTGTCGAGGCGGTGCTCGAGGTCGTCGCGCGGCTCACGGGCGCGCGTCCGCAGGCGTGA
- a CDS encoding 1-acyl-sn-glycerol-3-phosphate acyltransferase: protein MTAAQGAPSPATARRARPIGWLITHGLWSTDVVGAQHVPATGPVILAANHIGLLDGPVLYGASPRPAHLLVKQSAFRGPVGGILRWSGQIPVDADAGGRAALALGLEVLRRGDVLGIFPEGHRGRGDAGALRGGAVWLALTSGAPVVPVAILGTRRTGRGAGSLPRPRARLVVEMGEAVAVVREPGRSGREALDDGTRAVADALRATVARAVARSGIALPGDEPVPPPAS from the coding sequence GTGACCGCGGCCCAGGGCGCTCCGTCGCCTGCCACCGCGCGTCGCGCGCGGCCCATCGGCTGGCTCATCACGCACGGGCTGTGGTCGACGGACGTCGTCGGCGCGCAGCACGTGCCCGCGACGGGTCCGGTGATCCTCGCGGCCAACCACATCGGGCTGCTCGACGGCCCCGTGCTCTACGGTGCCTCGCCGCGTCCCGCGCACCTGCTCGTCAAGCAGTCGGCATTCCGTGGGCCTGTCGGCGGGATCCTGCGCTGGTCGGGCCAGATCCCCGTCGACGCCGACGCCGGCGGGCGCGCTGCGCTCGCGCTCGGGCTCGAGGTGCTGCGTCGCGGCGACGTGCTCGGCATCTTCCCGGAGGGGCACCGTGGCCGTGGCGACGCCGGGGCGCTGCGTGGCGGCGCGGTGTGGCTCGCGCTCACCTCGGGCGCTCCAGTCGTGCCCGTCGCGATCCTCGGGACTCGCCGCACCGGGCGTGGCGCGGGCTCGTTGCCGAGGCCGCGGGCCCGGCTCGTCGTCGAGATGGGCGAGGCGGTCGCCGTCGTGCGCGAGCCCGGACGCAGCGGGCGCGAGGCGCTCGACGACGGCACGCGAGCCGTCGCGGACGCGCTGCGCGCGACGGTCGCTCGTGCGGTGGCCCGCAGCGGGATCGCGCTCCCCGGCGACGAACCGGTCCCGCCGCCCGCGTCCTGA
- the der gene encoding ribosome biogenesis GTPase Der yields the protein MTTPEQTLPDPDETPQDAFLADDPGDVEADEQRASALRAGLEEYDLADEDRALLGLDDDDLAAVEAAKAHPVLAVVGRPNVGKSTLVNRILGRREAVVEDKPGVTRDRVSYEAEWSGREFTLVDTGGWETDVAGIDAAVARQAEVAVELADAVVFVVDASVGATATDEHVVRLLRRAGKPVVLAANKVDGPRGEADAAALWSLGLGEPHPVSALHGRGTGDLLDAAMRKLPLETQHGVVRPDGPRRVALVGRPNVGKSSLLNKVAGSQRVVVDETAGTTRDPVDELIELKGRTWWFVDTAGIRRRVHQTSGADFYASLRTQAAIEKAEVAVVLVDASVEMSEQDIRVVQQVIDAGRALVVAYNKWDLMEDERRKYLEREIERELVQVTWAPRVNISARTGWHADKLVPALETALESWDKRIPTGRLNAFLGELVAAHPHPLRGGKQPRVLFATQVSSRPPRFVIFASGFIEAGYRRYIERKLRETFGFEGTPIEISVRVREKRKH from the coding sequence ATGACCACTCCCGAGCAGACGCTGCCCGACCCCGACGAGACCCCGCAGGACGCGTTCCTCGCCGACGACCCGGGTGACGTCGAGGCCGACGAACAGCGCGCCTCCGCGCTGCGTGCAGGCCTCGAGGAGTACGACCTCGCCGACGAGGACCGCGCGCTCCTCGGCCTCGACGACGACGACCTCGCGGCGGTCGAGGCCGCCAAGGCGCATCCCGTCCTCGCCGTCGTCGGCCGCCCGAACGTCGGCAAGTCGACCCTCGTCAACCGCATCCTCGGCCGCCGTGAGGCCGTCGTCGAGGACAAGCCCGGCGTGACGCGCGACCGCGTGAGCTACGAGGCCGAGTGGTCCGGGCGCGAGTTCACGCTCGTCGACACGGGCGGCTGGGAGACCGACGTCGCAGGCATCGACGCGGCCGTCGCCCGCCAGGCCGAGGTCGCGGTCGAGCTCGCCGACGCCGTCGTCTTCGTCGTCGACGCGTCCGTCGGCGCGACCGCGACCGACGAGCACGTCGTGCGCCTGCTGCGCCGCGCCGGCAAGCCCGTCGTCCTCGCGGCGAACAAGGTCGACGGACCCCGTGGCGAGGCCGACGCGGCCGCGCTGTGGAGCCTCGGCCTCGGCGAGCCCCACCCCGTCTCCGCGCTCCACGGGCGCGGCACGGGCGACCTCCTCGACGCCGCGATGCGCAAGCTCCCGCTCGAGACCCAGCACGGCGTCGTGCGCCCCGACGGGCCGCGCCGCGTGGCGCTCGTCGGCCGCCCCAACGTCGGCAAGTCCTCGCTCCTCAACAAGGTTGCGGGCAGCCAGCGCGTCGTCGTCGACGAGACCGCTGGCACGACGCGCGACCCGGTCGACGAGCTCATCGAGCTCAAGGGCCGCACCTGGTGGTTCGTCGACACCGCAGGCATCCGTCGTCGCGTCCACCAGACGTCGGGCGCCGACTTCTACGCGTCGCTGCGCACGCAGGCCGCGATCGAGAAGGCGGAGGTCGCCGTCGTGCTCGTCGACGCGTCCGTCGAGATGAGCGAGCAGGACATCCGCGTCGTCCAGCAGGTCATCGACGCGGGCCGCGCGCTCGTCGTCGCCTACAACAAGTGGGACCTCATGGAGGACGAGCGACGCAAGTACCTCGAGCGTGAGATCGAGCGCGAGCTCGTCCAGGTGACCTGGGCGCCGCGCGTCAACATCTCGGCGAGGACGGGCTGGCACGCCGACAAGCTCGTGCCCGCGCTCGAGACCGCGCTCGAGAGCTGGGACAAGCGCATCCCGACGGGCCGCCTCAACGCGTTCCTCGGCGAGCTCGTCGCGGCGCACCCGCACCCGCTGCGGGGAGGCAAGCAGCCGCGTGTGCTCTTCGCGACGCAGGTGTCGTCGCGTCCGCCTCGCTTCGTCATCTTCGCGTCGGGCTTCATCGAGGCCGGCTACCGCCGGTACATCGAGAGGAAGCTCCGCGAGACCTTCGGCTTCGAGGGCACTCCGATCGAGATCTCGGTGCGCGTGCGCGAGAAGCGCAAGCACTGA
- a CDS encoding NAD(P)/FAD-dependent oxidoreductase, whose protein sequence is MESFDHVIVGAGVAADAAARGIREVDPDATILVLGPEPDEPYDRPPLTKDLWRPDPPASIDLGTAAATGVTVRTGRAVTALDTAARTVTTDDGTTIGYERLVLATGGTPRTLTPEPVAGVGTFRSLEDYRRVRVLADAGNHVVVVGGGFVGLELACGLAGSAARVTLVITQDRPAEHLVPQVLVDRLEEGLRSRGVEILTHRRAVTAEPGAPGTGPVLVLDDSSWVESDAIVVGLGVVPADGLARDAGLDVDGGIVVDETLRTSDPYVRAAGDVARYPDPVLGLVRIEHVDNAHATGRSAGRANAAERLGQPAEPHTHTPFFYSDWFDDGWEAVGTLDMRLTVVEDWAPGTPGAAGVVYHVSDDGALRGVMLWNVWDRAARATELLAELGSPGSVPDPAALRGRITTTD, encoded by the coding sequence ATGGAGAGCTTCGACCACGTCATCGTCGGGGCCGGTGTCGCGGCCGACGCCGCCGCGCGTGGCATCCGCGAGGTGGACCCGGACGCGACGATCCTCGTCCTCGGGCCCGAGCCCGACGAGCCCTACGACCGACCACCCCTGACGAAGGACCTGTGGCGACCGGACCCGCCTGCGTCGATCGACCTCGGCACCGCTGCCGCGACGGGAGTGACCGTCCGCACGGGCCGCGCGGTCACCGCGCTCGACACGGCCGCCCGCACCGTGACGACCGACGACGGCACGACGATCGGCTACGAGCGGCTCGTGCTCGCGACGGGCGGCACGCCGCGCACGCTCACCCCCGAGCCGGTCGCGGGAGTCGGCACGTTCCGCTCGCTCGAGGACTACCGTCGCGTGCGCGTGCTCGCTGACGCAGGCAACCACGTCGTCGTCGTGGGCGGCGGGTTCGTCGGGCTCGAGCTCGCGTGCGGGCTCGCGGGCTCGGCCGCGCGCGTCACGCTCGTCATCACCCAGGACCGTCCGGCCGAGCACCTCGTGCCGCAGGTCCTCGTCGACAGGCTCGAGGAGGGTCTGCGCTCGCGCGGCGTCGAGATCCTCACGCACCGCCGCGCTGTGACGGCCGAGCCGGGTGCGCCCGGCACGGGCCCGGTCCTCGTGCTCGACGACTCCTCCTGGGTCGAGTCCGACGCGATCGTCGTCGGGCTCGGCGTCGTGCCGGCCGACGGGCTCGCGCGCGACGCGGGGCTCGACGTCGACGGCGGGATCGTCGTCGACGAGACCCTGCGTACGTCGGACCCGTACGTCCGCGCCGCCGGTGACGTCGCTCGCTACCCCGACCCGGTCCTCGGCCTCGTGCGCATCGAGCACGTCGACAACGCACATGCGACGGGCCGCAGCGCGGGTCGTGCGAACGCGGCCGAGCGCCTCGGGCAGCCGGCGGAGCCGCACACCCACACGCCGTTCTTCTACTCCGACTGGTTCGACGACGGCTGGGAGGCGGTCGGCACGCTCGACATGCGGCTCACGGTCGTCGAGGACTGGGCACCCGGCACGCCCGGTGCCGCCGGCGTCGTCTACCACGTCTCCGACGACGGGGCGCTGCGCGGCGTCATGCTGTGGAACGTCTGGGACCGTGCCGCCCGCGCCACCGAGCTGCTCGCCGAGCTCGGCTCCCCCGGCAGCGTCCCGGACCCGGCCGCGCTCCGCGGCCGCATCACGACGACCGACTGA